CCGTCGGCGCAGTGGTCGGTGTCCTGCTCGCCGGCGACGCCGACAGCCTGAACCAGGCCGTCGCGGGTGTCGTCGGAGGCAGCTCCGCGCTCGCCGCCCACAGCGTGAAGGCCGGCACCCGGCTGGCGATCAACGCCTCCCCGGAGCCGGCCACCAACATCCTGGCCAGCCTCGCCGAGGACTCGGCGGTCTTCGTCGTGATGCTCTTCGCCCTGCACCACCCCTACATCGCCGCGTCGATCGCCGCGACGCTGCTGGTGATCGGACTGGTCGTCCTCTACTACGCGATCAAGCTGATCCGGCGTGGCTGGCGGAGGTGGAAGCGGACGGACCGCCGTCCATCCGCCTACGCCTGACCCCTAGGGTGCGCTCATGGCACGTATTGCAGTGATCGGCGGCGGGTTCGGCGGACTCGCCTCCGCAGCCCGGCTGGCCAAGCTCGGCCACGACATCACCCTCCTCGAACGCGGCAAGCACCTCGGCGGTGCCGTCAGCACGATCGGTCCGAGGGCTTCACGTGGGAGCCGGCCCGACCTCGACGCTCCTGCCTGCCGTGATCCGGGACCTGTTCCGCAAGTCGGGCCGACCCCTCGAGAAGGAGCTCGACCTCGTCCCCCAGGACGTCGTGCGCGAGCACTGGTTCGAGGACGGCCCACCGTCGCGTGCGCGGCGGCTCACGCGGAGTGCAGTACGACGCGTCGAGGAGCGTCGAGGTCGGCCGGCATCCCACTGAAGCCCTCGGACCGATCGTGCTGACGCACCGCCGAGGTGCTTGCCGCGTTCGAGGAGGGTGATGTCGTGGCCGAGCTTGGCCAGCCGGGCTGCGGAGGCGAGTCCGCCGAACCCGCCGCCGATCACTGCAATACGTGCCATGAGCGCACCCTAGGGGTCAGGCGTAGGCGGATGGACGGCGGTCCGTCCGCTTCCACCTCCGCCAGCCACGCCGGATCAGCTTGATCGCGTAGTAGAGGACGACCAGTCCGATCACCAGCAGCGTCGCGGCGATCGACGCGGCGATGTAGGGGTGGTGCAGGGCGAAGAGCATCACGACGAAGACCGCCGAGTCCTCGGCGAGGCTGGCCAGGATGTTGGTGGCCGGCTCCGGGGAGGCGTTGATCGCCAGCCGGGTGCCGGCCTTCACGCTGTGGGCGGCGAGCGCGGAGCTGCCTCCGACGACACCCGCGACGGCCTGGTTCAGGCTGTCGGCGTCGCCGGCGAGCAGGACACCGACCACTGCGCCGACGGTGGGGCGGATCGCTGTGGAGATCGCGTCCCAGGTCGAGTCGACGTAGGGGATCTTGTCCGCGACGAACTCCATGGCGAACATGAACCCGGCCGCGGCGAGCACCTCCCAGCGTCCCAGGACGTCGGGGAGCTGGCCGAACGTCCCGAATCGCTCCGCGAGCCCCAGCACGAGGAGAACGAGGTAGCTGTTGACGCCGCTGGCCCAGCCGCTGGAGAAGACGAGCGCAAGACTTTCCACGCGCTGAATCTAACGGGCGGCTCAGCCTGCGGCGATGACCTTTGCCAGGCTTTCGGCGTCGCGCCCGACCACGGTCGTGCCGTCGCCTGCGGTGATGATCGGGCGCTGGATCAGGCGCGGGTTGTGCACCATCAGCGCCAGCCAGTCGCCGCGGTGCGCCTCGTCCCTGGGTGGGAGCGTCACGCCGAGCCCCTTCGCGTCGCCCGTCCTCGCGATGTGCCACGGGTCCACGCCCAGGCGGGCAAGGACATCCTCGAGCTCGGCGGCGGTCGGCGGCTCGTCGAGATAGCGCCGGACGGTGTAGTC
This genomic interval from Nocardioides cavernaquae contains the following:
- a CDS encoding DUF4126 domain-containing protein, encoding MESLALVFSSGWASGVNSYLVLLVLGLAERFGTFGQLPDVLGRWEVLAAAGFMFAMEFVADKIPYVDSTWDAISTAIRPTVGAVVGVLLAGDADSLNQAVAGVVGGSSALAAHSVKAGTRLAINASPEPATNILASLAEDSAVFVVMLFALHHPYIAASIAATLLVIGLVVLYYAIKLIRRGWRRWKRTDRRPSAYA
- a CDS encoding FAD-dependent oxidoreductase; protein product: MARIAVIGGGFGGLASAARLAKLGHDITLLERGKHLGGAVSTIGPRASRGSRPDLDAPACRDPGPVPQVGPTPREGARPRPPGRRARALVRGRPTVACAAAHAECSTTRRGASRSAGIPLKPSDRSC
- a CDS encoding DUF4126 domain-containing protein, encoding MESLALVFSSGWASGVNSYLVLLVLGLAERFGTFGQLPDVLGRWEVLAAAGFMFAMEFVADKIPYVDSTWDAISTAIRPTVGAVVGVLLAGDADSLNQAVAGVVGGSSALAAHSVKAGTRLAINASPEPATNILASLAEDSAVFVVMLFALHHPYIAASIAATLLVIGLVVLYYAIKLIRRGWRRWKRTDRRPSAYA
- a CDS encoding ArsC/Spx/MgsR family protein, with translation MIEIWLNPACSKCRTAVSELDATGADYTVRRYLDEPPTAAELEDVLARLGVDPWHIARTGDAKGLGVTLPPRDEAHRGDWLALMVHNPRLIQRPIITAGDGTTVVGRDAESLAKVIAAG